The Huiozyma naganishii CBS 8797 chromosome 6, complete genome genome includes a window with the following:
- the RPO26 gene encoding DNA-directed RNA polymerase core subunit RPO26 (similar to Saccharomyces cerevisiae RPO26 (YPR187W); ancestral locus Anc_7.544), with protein sequence MSDYEDAFNDGNENFEDFDMEHFSDEDDVAVSAKREENGNGAGPNGVKGEDGKMIIASNADGTAVEEHTRRKTLKEKAIPRDERSTTPYMTKYERARILGTRALQISMNAPVFVDLEGETDPLKIATKELMEKKIPLVIRRYLPDGSFEDWTVEELIVDV encoded by the coding sequence ATGTCCGACTACGAAGACGCGTTCAATGACGGTAATGAGAACTTCGAGGATTTCGACATGGAGCATTTCTccgatgaggacgacgtTGCTGTCTCTGCGAAGCGGGAGGAGAACGGCAACGGTGCTGGCCCCAATGGGGTGAAAGGTGAGGACGGGAAGATGATCATTGCGTCGAACGCGGACGGGACTGCCGTCGAGGAGCACACGAGACGCAAGACGCTGAAGGAAAAGGCAATCCCTCGGGACGAGCGGTCCACGACTCCGTACATGACGAAATACGAGCGGGCGAGGATCCTCGGGACGAGGGCGCTTCAGATATCGATGAATGCGCCCGTGTTTGTCGACTTGGAGGGGGAGACGGACCCGTTGAAGATTGCCACGAAGGAGTtaatggagaagaagatccCGCTCGTGATAAGAAGGTACTTGCCTGACGGATCGTTTGAGGACTGGACCGTCGAGGAATTGATCGTGGACGTCTAA